Proteins from one Lewinella sp. 4G2 genomic window:
- a CDS encoding ABC transporter permease, translated as MKTAGTSWTRRLAKGWLILLVLVALGADWIANDRPIAASVEGEIRFPVAADVLRQIGFGSNSLTLTTDWYQAKTDWALWPPIPYDGVRSDLTNGGFLSPFAAQDTGERARHLLGTDRLGRDVAAGLVYGTRVALFVGVGAVFIGLLLGISLGSIGGFFGNRGLRLRWSRLIGFACGLLVGSVYSITALAPYVQLENPLFIGLFALAVSGLLGILLSWLFNQFSRLREPVALPTDSVVLQLIEIFVNIPGLIFLLAVLSLAPQPSIGLLAAVTGVLSWPTIARFTRAELLRIRSLPYIRTALGNGISPWRVLTHHALPNAFGPLLVVVAFTAGSAILAEGFLSFLGIGLPNDVATWGTLLRRSREQPLAWWLAIFPGLMITLTVLAVQVLGGRRE; from the coding sequence GTGAAGACTGCCGGAACATCGTGGACACGCCGACTGGCCAAGGGTTGGTTGATCCTCTTGGTTCTCGTCGCTCTGGGTGCTGACTGGATCGCTAATGACCGACCAATCGCGGCGTCGGTGGAGGGAGAAATACGGTTTCCCGTAGCGGCGGACGTGCTGCGGCAAATAGGTTTCGGCAGCAATTCTCTGACCTTGACAACGGATTGGTACCAAGCCAAAACGGACTGGGCGCTGTGGCCCCCCATCCCCTACGATGGTGTGCGCTCGGACCTTACGAACGGTGGGTTCCTCTCCCCTTTCGCCGCGCAGGATACCGGGGAGCGCGCCCGCCACTTGCTGGGCACGGACCGCCTCGGCCGCGACGTTGCGGCGGGCCTGGTGTACGGGACGCGGGTTGCTCTTTTCGTAGGTGTTGGAGCGGTGTTCATCGGCTTGCTACTCGGTATTTCCCTGGGTAGCATTGGTGGCTTCTTCGGTAATCGGGGACTGCGTTTGCGGTGGAGCCGATTGATCGGTTTTGCCTGCGGACTATTGGTGGGTAGCGTGTACAGCATTACGGCCCTGGCTCCTTACGTTCAGTTGGAAAATCCGTTGTTCATCGGCCTGTTCGCCCTGGCGGTGAGTGGCTTACTGGGGATTTTGCTGAGTTGGCTGTTCAATCAATTTAGCCGCCTGAGAGAACCGGTTGCCTTGCCTACGGATAGCGTGGTCCTGCAGTTGATCGAGATATTCGTCAACATCCCAGGTTTGATCTTTTTGTTGGCCGTGCTGTCCCTCGCGCCCCAACCGAGTATCGGTCTGCTCGCCGCCGTAACGGGCGTCCTCTCCTGGCCCACGATTGCGCGGTTTACGCGGGCGGAACTGCTACGCATCCGGTCGTTACCCTACATCCGCACGGCGCTGGGGAATGGCATCTCTCCCTGGCGCGTCCTGACCCACCACGCGTTACCGAATGCGTTTGGTCCCCTCCTGGTGGTGGTTGCCTTCACCGCCGGTTCGGCCATCCTAGCGGAAGGGTTTCTTTCCTTTCTGGGGATTGGCCTACCCAACGACGTGGCGACCTGGGGTACGTTGCTGCGGCGCTCGCGGGAACAGCCCCTGGCTTGGTGGCTGGCCATCTTCCCGGGTTTGATGATTACGCTGACGGTGTTGGCAGTGCAGGTGTTGGGTGGGCGACGAGAGTGA